The genomic region GCCGTTGTAAGGCTTGTTGAGAGAGACTTCATAGCTCTTCATGGCAAACTGAATGCGTTTCGGCAGCGAAGGAACCGACGTTTCTTCCGTGGCAGCCTGATCCGCATCGTCCGCGTTTTCTTCGCCTGTATCTACATCTTCAGATTCGTCGTATGGCAGGTCTGCGTCGATTCCCACAATCCGAAGCGTACCGAATTCTGGAAGCATGGTCGTATAAGGGAAGTTCTCAATCTGATCGTCGCTCAGCGCCGCAAACTTTTTCAACGCTTCGATTGATGTCGCCCAGGAGAAGCCCTGCAAGGAAGCTTCTTCCATCTTCATGTAATCCGGGCCTTCCGCAAACCCGAAACCCTTGATGGTCGTGTCCATCTTCTGATTGTCGAAAGCGACCGCAATGCGTTCGATGCCGCCCTTGCCCTTCGAGGCGTCGGTAGGCTCGATCTTCATGCCGATCAGCTCGACATCACCCTTGCCGATCGTCTCGAACAGGGAGGTCAGCTGGAGAATAAGCTCACGCGTTTCTGCCGGGGAAGGTTCGTCCATCTTTTCGAGAGCTTGCAGCTTTTGCAAACTTTCGGTGAATGGTACGGCAGGCATACGAGCTGAAAAGCCGTTGCTGCGAACTTCATCGTAGCTGAAGGTCACATCCTTCGTCTTCATGACGATATTTTTCGCCGAGAACGGACCGTAGACCGGCTTGGCCTCCTTGTCGTCCGGACCTGCCTTCTCGGTATAAAGGCGTGCAAGGAAGACACCATCTATGTCCTTGCCTTCTGCGGCACCGATGGTGCCCGTCATTTTGTCTGTGGCTTTTTCGCCGTCTTCGTCAGGAACTTCAACCGTAAAGTCGAAATCTGTGCTGCCAGCGGTATAGCGAGCAACCTTACCGAGGTTGATATCTTCCAGCGCAACGTCCTTGTAGACAATGTTCTGTTCGTTATTCGCAACCGTCTGGACGACCTTGATTTCCTGCGCGGTGAGGCGCTTTGCCGAGAAACGGCCAACGCGCTCCGGCAGCGTGAGACCGCTATTGCCGAAAGTGTCCTTCAGCATGGCGCTATCGAAATTGGCGTCTTCGATCGCCACGCTTGGAATGGAAATCTTGTAGTTTCCGATCTCTGTATCGATGCCCGACGCATTCAGCATCCCCGTGAGGAACAGGAACTTCGGGCGACCATCGACCGACGCAATACGAACGTTAGAGCCATCCTTCAGCGGCAACGTCACGTCGCGCAGGTGGATACGTCCGAGAAAATCCGCGTCGACGGAAGATGCCTTGCCGCCACGCTTTTCAAGCTGCGATGTAATGGTCTTCTCAAGTGTGAATTTGTATCCGGTCAAACCGGCGGCAGCGATAGCGATTATCGCAACAGCCGCCCACAGCGCCTTGCGCCCACCCTTGCGGGTTCCGTTCTTTGCCTGCTCCACGATGCTGGTCCTTTCAGCGCAAATTAAAACGGTGTCTGTGCCAGCTTATTGTCTAGAGCGAATTCGCAGTCGAAAGGGAGGCTTTGACATTGCGTTAATACGGCTGAAACAACTGCTTGAAACACACAGCCTGAATCGGTCAGGCAGACAGATGCTCTAACTACCTGAAATTGCAAGCGCAAGAAGGGATATAAAAATTTCTCACAATATTTTATGCTTTGCTCAAGCAATACTCGAACAAAGCAACATACAAATATTCGCAATCTCGACGGAAATATCTATCAAACCATTTCAGTTGGCAAACCAGGCTCCAACCCCTCATTCGAACATACGGATACTGTCAGCCGCTAAAGCGGCTGATCTGGATGCGGAGATGCACCATACGCGCCCCAGACGGATTGATCGAAATTCACGATGGCGCCGGTCATCAATCCGGATTCTTCTGAGGCCAGGAAAGCTATCGCACGGGCAACTTCGGCCGGATCGATCAGCCTTCCGAAAGGCTGGCTCCGGGCCGCTTCATCGAGCCAGTTCGCCGGCGCATTGTGAAATTCGCGCTGGATCCGATCCTCGCCGTCCGATGCCATCCAGCCAATATTCAGGCTATTGATGCGAATGCGGTTGCGAAGCACCGAATAGGCCACGTTGCGGGTCAACGTGTCGAGCGCCCCCTTGGAAGCACAGTAAGCTGCAATGAATGGCTGGCCGCCCATGGAGGACATCGAAGAAATATTGACGATGGTTCCCTCAATCTTGTCGCGTCGGAAGAGCTTTATCGCTTCCTGAATGAGGAAGAACGGCGCTCGCATATTCACCGCAAACAAACGGTCGAACAGTTCGGGGTCGGTATCCAGAATGGTGCCCCGATCCGTCAGACCAGCAGCGTTTACGAGGACGTCGAGCCGTCCAAACACACTATCAGCTTCCGAGATGATCTTGCGGCAGTCTTCCACGTTCTGAAGATCGGCCTGAACGAAAACGGCTTCTGTTCCCGTATTTATCAACTGATCGACCTGTGCCTGCCCCTTCTCAGCCGAACGCCCGCATATCACGAGACCTTTCGCCCCTCTTTCAGCAAACAGTTTCGCCGTTGCTGCTCCCAGCCCTTGGGTGCTTCCCGTTATGACAGCAACTTTACCGCTGAATTGTCCGTTCATTCTACACTCCGAAAATCCCGGTCAAACCCTGCCGCCCAGTTCGGCAGTCAGGTCGGCAAGCTCCTGCCCACCCGCCATCAGGCTTTGCAGTTCGTCCATGTCCACATCGTTCTTGGTTCGCGTTCCAAGCGTTACGCCGCGATTGAGAACCGTGAACTTGTCGCCGACCGCATGGGCATGACGAACATTGTGGGTGATGAAGATGACGCCCAGCCCCCGCGAGCGCACGAGATTGATGTATTTGAGCACCATCGCTGTCTGGCGCACGCCCAGCGCCGAGGTAGGCTCATCAAGGATGAGCACCTTCGCCCCGAAATAGACGGCGCGGGCAATCGCCACACACTGGCGCTCGCCGCCGGAAAGCGTTCCCACAGCCTGCTGCGGATCACGAACGTCAATCCCGATCTTGCGCATTTCCTCGCGTGTTACCTCTTCGGCCTGTTGTGCATCGAACCAGCGGAAAGGTCCGACGCCCTTTGTCGGTTCGCGCCCAAGAAAGAAATTGCGCATGACGGACATCAACGGGATCATAGCTAGATCCTGATAGACGGTCGCGATGCCGTGATCGAGCGCATCACGCGGACTGTTGAAGAAGACAGGCTTCCCCTCAACCAGAAAGTCGCCGCTCGTCGGCTTATGCACGCCGGACAGCGTTTTGATCAGGGTCGATTTACCCGCGCCATTGTCGCCAAGCAGACAATGCACCTGCCCCGGTTCGACGCTTAACGAGACGCCGTTCAACGCGATGACCGGGCCGAAATGTTTAACGAGATTGCGGACTTCGATGATGGGCGTCGTCATGGCAAACCTCCTCAGCGCTCACCGGTCGCACGCTTGCGAATGAAATTGTTGAAGAGCACCGCGATCAGCAGCATTCCGCCGAGAAAGACCAGATACCAGTCCTGATCGATCTGGGTATAGGTCAACCCAATCAACACCATGCCGAATATGATCGCGCCGAAGAATGCCCCGATCGCAGAGCCATACCCCCCCGTCAGCAGACAGCCCCCAATCACCGCGGCAATAATCGCCTCGAATTCCTTCTGGAAGCCGCGGCGCGCGTCGGTTGAGCCAGCATCCAAAACGGTAAGGATAGCCACCAGTGCTGCAGCCATTGCCGTGCACATGAAGAGGGTCGTCTTGACACGGCGCACGGGAACACCGGAATTGCGGGCGGCAAGTGCATCACCGCCTGCCGCGAAAATCCAGTTGCCGAAGCGGGTGCGCACCAGCACATAGGTCGCGATAAGCGCAATGGCGATGAACCAGAGAACTTCGACGGGGACGCCTCTTACCGATGGCTCTCCATTGGGAAATTTGGCGATCAGGTCGTTTTCAGCCATCCAGGCAAAAACTCCCTGAAAGGCATCGCCGGAAAAAAGCCCGGCAAGATAACTGCCCGCAACGGCTTCCTTCACACCGCGCAATTGGGTGGCTCCGCCCGTGGCCCATTTCAGCCCAACCAGCGACAGACCACGCAGAATGAAGAGGAAGGCGAGCGTTACGATAAAGGATGGCAACCCCGTTCGGATAACTATCTGGGCATTCACTACGCCCACGAAAGCTGCAAAAAGCAGGGTGACGATGATGGCGACGGCGAGTGGCACCTGCCACACGACGAGGGCAGCGGCGAAGATCAGGCCAGCAAAGGCGACCATCGAGCCGATGGAGAGATCGAACTCGCCGCCGATCATAAGAAGCGCCGCAGCAACGGCCAGAATGCCAAGCTGCGAAGCAGGCGCCATGAAGTTCATGATACCGGCTGCCGTGAACATCGCAGGATTGGCAACAGAAACGAAAAAGATCGTTATAAGGACCAAGCCAGACACCGCCCCCAATTCCGGCCGGCTCAGGAGCCGCTGCAACGGGCTGGCCGATTGCAAACGCTCATCCTTTGACAGCGGTGCCGTTCCGGCCTTTTGATGGGGAAGTGGCTCACTCATGATCTTCTCCTGATACATTCCGGGCGCAGAAACCCATTCCCGCCCATTGTCATGGGCGGGCTCAATATCTGATGGTCGAAACGAGGTTACCGGATACCCTTGGCCGAAAGTTCAACGACCTGCTTGGCCTTGTCCTTGGTGATCAGGTTCGGACCCGATGGAACATTGCCGCCCGGCATCAAGCCGTACTTCGCGTTAAGCGCGAGAAACGATACCGGCAGATAGCCTTGCAGGAACTGCTGCTGGTCGATGGCGAAATCCGCCTGTCCCTTTTCGACGGCCTCCAGAAAGCCAGCCGACATATCGAACGTCGCAACGTGGATACCGCTGCGACCGCTCTCTGCAGCAGCCTTCACCGCTGGTTCACCCGCGAGTGTCGCATTGAGAGTAAGGATCGTGTCGACGGCAGCATCGGATGCCAAAGCCGCACGAACCTTGGCTTCGTTTTCTGCAGGATCCGTCGACGTAGGCAGAACCGTCACCTCACCAAAGCCTTCCTTGAAGCCTGCACAACGCTGATCGAGCGAGACGTTTCCGACTTCCTGATTGACGCAAATGCCTTTCTTTCCGCCAGCATTCTTCAATGCTTCACCGGCAACCTTACCGGCATCGAATTCATCCTGACCGACATGCAGCAGAGCGCCGAGCTTCTTCGAAGCATCGGACCCGGAATTCATGGAAATGACGGGAATACCGGCTGCGACAGCACGTTGAATCGACGGTCCAAGCGCATCCGCATCTGGAATGGAAACCACGATACCTTGTGGTTTCTGGTTGATCGCAGCATCGATAAGCTGCGCCATCTGCACCATGTCAAAGGTTTCCGGTGCGCGGTAATCGACCTTCACACCCGTATCCTTCGCCGCTTCCGCAACGCCATTCTTCACGACAGACCAGAACGGATCGGATGCCTGACCATGGCTGACCACGACGATATTAATATCAGCTGCCTGGGCTGCGACAGAAGCAGCCAGCAAGGCCACCCCGGCTACGGCCGACTTCAATAGAGATTGCATGTTCACTCCTCCCTTGTCCGGCACTCCCCGCCGGTTTGCGTTAACGCTTTACCTTCGTCTGCGGCATCCCGGCGCTCCTCCAAGCGTTTGTCCGGCAACTCATGCAGAGGTTGGGTTTATTCAATAGAATGAAACATTCATAACAAATTATCGTGGAATTATAATTCCATTTCTGGTAGCTGATGTCAATCGCATAAGCTGCCGACGATATGCTTATTTCGCAAAGGAGTTGCGCAGCGCCAAACACCTCGACCATCGTTTCGGGAGGAATGCCATGACTGGTAGAACTGAGCTTCTGACGGTCGGTTTGATCGGGTCCGGTTTCATGGGCAAGACCCACGCCCTTGCGCTCGCAAACGTCAACCGGGTGTTCGACTTGCCGATTGAAGTGCGGCTTCACACATTGGCCGATGTGAATGCGGAAACGGCGACAAAAGCCGCAAAACAACTGGGCTTTGCAACTGCCACCGGCGATTGGCGTACGCTAATCTCAAACCCGGATATCGATCTCATCGACATCACTACGCCAAACCGGTTTCACAGGGAAATGGCGCTCGCCGCCATTGAAGCAGGCAAACACGTCTATTGCGAAAAGCCGCTTGCACCCACCGCGGCCGAGTGCCTCGAAATGGCGCTCGCCGCTGAACGGAACGGTGTTCAGACTGCAGTCGGATTCAACTACCTCAAAAACCCGATGATAAAGCTGGCAAGGGAAATCATCGAAAGCGGTGAACTGGGCGAAATCCGCAATTTTCGCGGCATTCACGCTGAGGACTTCATGGCCGACGCCCGTATCCCCTGGACCTGGAGGCTTGATCCGGTGGGCGGAGGCGGAGCACTGGCCGACATCGGCAGTCATATCATCGCTGCTGCGCGCTATCTCGTCGGACCGATCACAGCCGTCATGGGAGATGCAGTCACAGTTATCAGCGAGCGTCCGGATAGTTTGAACCCTTCAAGGATGAAACCCGTGGAAGTGGACGACGTTTCGCGTGCTTTCCTGCGTTTTGAAAACGGAGCGACCGGAACGCTCAAAGCAAGCTGGATCGCCAGCGGTCGCAAGATGCAGCATGATTTCGAGATTTCCGGATCGAAAGGTTCGCTATGCTTTTCGCAGGAACGCTTCAACGAGCTCGACCTGTTTCTCTTTTCCGACAAGAAAGGACAACAGGGCTTCCGCAAGATATTCGCAGGGCCTGAGCACGAACCCTATGGAGCCTTTTGCGTCGCGGGCGGTCACCAGATCGGCTTCAATGATCTCAAGACAATCGAGGTCCGCGACTTCCTGCTTGCCATCGCCGGACAGAGGAACGGTCACGCCGATTTTCGCGAGGGTTATGAAGTGCAGAAGGCTGTAGAAACAATCTACGCCTCATCCCGGGACCGCCAATGGAAAAATATCTAGCCTCTACGCGAAGCAGGATGAACGATGAACTCGCCGTCGACTGTCAGTATTTTCGCATGTATGCCATAGACGTCTTGCAATAGTTGCGGCGTGAGGACCTCCGTTGGCGCCCCGTCCGCAACGATTTGCCCCTTGTCCACCACAAGCAGGCGCGTGCAATGCTGGGCCGCAAGGCTCAACTCATGCAATGAGGCAACAACCGTTCTCCCCTCCTGCGCAAGTTCGGAAAAACTCTCCATCAACCCCAGCTGATGAGAAGGGTCGAGGCCTGCCACGGGCTCGTCAGCGAGTATCATCGGCGTATCCTGCGCCAGAACACGCGCAATCAGTACCCGCGCCCGCTCGCCGCCGGAAAGCTCCATTGCGGACCTGTCCCGAAATTGAGCAACATCCATGCGCTGCATTGCACTATCGACAAGCGACTTGTCCTGCGCATTCATGCTCGCAAAGACCGGTTTCAACGCAGAACGGCCCAAGGAAACAAGCATCTCCACTGATACCGGCCACGCCACATCACGCTCCTGAGGCAGATAGGCAAGCTTTTGCGCTTTTTCCGAAGCCGTCATTCGGCGCAAGTCGTCCCCATCAAGCGAAATCTCTCCTCGGGACGCAACAAGCCCCAGCATAGCGCGCAACAATGTCGTCTTTCCTGCACCATTGGGTCCGATCAACCCGATGAATTCACCGTCCTGAATAGCGAAACTTGCATCGCTGAGCGCAGCTTTTCCACCGAGCGTAACGGAAAGATTTTTTACCGAAAGCGATGTCATACGAGCCGCCTCCGATATTTGAAAACCAGCCACAGGAAGAACGGCGCACCGATGATTGCCGTGAGGACGCCCAGTTTCAGCTCACGCCCCGGCATGACGATGCGCACCAATATGTCAGCCGCCAGCAAAAGGCCAGCGCCACCGAAACCGCTTGCGACCAGCAATCGCGATGGACGCGAACCCACAAGTGGACGCAAGAGATGAGGAACCACCAGTCCTACGAAACCGATTGCCCCGGCAACCGCAGTGGAAGCACCGACGCAGGCCGCTGTACCCAGCACTGCAAAAAGCTGCACACGAGCCAGATTGACGCCCATCGTGGCGGCAGCGTCGCCCCCTAATGTCAGGCTGTCGAGAGACCGCCCGAGTGCCAGAAGCATCGCCCAGCCGACGAGAATAAATGGTGCGGCAAGACCGACATGGGTCATTGATCTGTCTGCCAGCGATCCGAGCATCCAGAACACGATTTCCATTGCTGCAAATGGATTGGGCGACAGGTTGAGCGCCAGCGCCGTCAATGCTCCGGCAAGACTCGTCACCGCGACACCAGCCAGAATGACGGCGAGCGTACCCGCATTCCGCCCCGCCAGAAGCTTGACGAGAAACACCGACACAAAAGCCCCCGCCAGCGCAAGCAGCGGCAAGGCCAGCGGAAACAGAAGCGACAGGCCGCTATAGATAGCAATAACCGCTCCGAACGACGCCGATGCGCTCACTCCCAGCAAACCCGGTTCCGCGAGCGGGTTGCGCAGATAGCCCTGCAAGGCAGCGCCAGACAGCCCAAGCGAAGCTCCGATAAGGAGCGCGAGCAATGCCCGGGGCAGACGGATTTCGCGCATCACTAGCACGATCATTTCGCTGTCATCGCCGAAAAGTGCCTTGAGACTGTCGGGGATGCTGATTGCCGCAGGTCCCGTCAGCAGCGAAACAACGAAAAGCAAAGCCACGAGCA from Brucella intermedia LMG 3301 harbors:
- a CDS encoding SDR family oxidoreductase — translated: MNGQFSGKVAVITGSTQGLGAATAKLFAERGAKGLVICGRSAEKGQAQVDQLINTGTEAVFVQADLQNVEDCRKIISEADSVFGRLDVLVNAAGLTDRGTILDTDPELFDRLFAVNMRAPFFLIQEAIKLFRRDKIEGTIVNISSMSSMGGQPFIAAYCASKGALDTLTRNVAYSVLRNRIRINSLNIGWMASDGEDRIQREFHNAPANWLDEAARSQPFGRLIDPAEVARAIAFLASEESGLMTGAIVNFDQSVWGAYGASPHPDQPL
- a CDS encoding ATP-binding cassette domain-containing protein, with the protein product MTTPIIEVRNLVKHFGPVIALNGVSLSVEPGQVHCLLGDNGAGKSTLIKTLSGVHKPTSGDFLVEGKPVFFNSPRDALDHGIATVYQDLAMIPLMSVMRNFFLGREPTKGVGPFRWFDAQQAEEVTREEMRKIGIDVRDPQQAVGTLSGGERQCVAIARAVYFGAKVLILDEPTSALGVRQTAMVLKYINLVRSRGLGVIFITHNVRHAHAVGDKFTVLNRGVTLGTRTKNDVDMDELQSLMAGGQELADLTAELGGRV
- a CDS encoding ABC transporter permease, translating into MSEPLPHQKAGTAPLSKDERLQSASPLQRLLSRPELGAVSGLVLITIFFVSVANPAMFTAAGIMNFMAPASQLGILAVAAALLMIGGEFDLSIGSMVAFAGLIFAAALVVWQVPLAVAIIVTLLFAAFVGVVNAQIVIRTGLPSFIVTLAFLFILRGLSLVGLKWATGGATQLRGVKEAVAGSYLAGLFSGDAFQGVFAWMAENDLIAKFPNGEPSVRGVPVEVLWFIAIALIATYVLVRTRFGNWIFAAGGDALAARNSGVPVRRVKTTLFMCTAMAAALVAILTVLDAGSTDARRGFQKEFEAIIAAVIGGCLLTGGYGSAIGAFFGAIIFGMVLIGLTYTQIDQDWYLVFLGGMLLIAVLFNNFIRKRATGER
- a CDS encoding sugar ABC transporter substrate-binding protein — encoded protein: MQSLLKSAVAGVALLAASVAAQAADINIVVVSHGQASDPFWSVVKNGVAEAAKDTGVKVDYRAPETFDMVQMAQLIDAAINQKPQGIVVSIPDADALGPSIQRAVAAGIPVISMNSGSDASKKLGALLHVGQDEFDAGKVAGEALKNAGGKKGICVNQEVGNVSLDQRCAGFKEGFGEVTVLPTSTDPAENEAKVRAALASDAAVDTILTLNATLAGEPAVKAAAESGRSGIHVATFDMSAGFLEAVEKGQADFAIDQQQFLQGYLPVSFLALNAKYGLMPGGNVPSGPNLITKDKAKQVVELSAKGIR
- a CDS encoding Gfo/Idh/MocA family protein encodes the protein MTGRTELLTVGLIGSGFMGKTHALALANVNRVFDLPIEVRLHTLADVNAETATKAAKQLGFATATGDWRTLISNPDIDLIDITTPNRFHREMALAAIEAGKHVYCEKPLAPTAAECLEMALAAERNGVQTAVGFNYLKNPMIKLAREIIESGELGEIRNFRGIHAEDFMADARIPWTWRLDPVGGGGALADIGSHIIAAARYLVGPITAVMGDAVTVISERPDSLNPSRMKPVEVDDVSRAFLRFENGATGTLKASWIASGRKMQHDFEISGSKGSLCFSQERFNELDLFLFSDKKGQQGFRKIFAGPEHEPYGAFCVAGGHQIGFNDLKTIEVRDFLLAIAGQRNGHADFREGYEVQKAVETIYASSRDRQWKNI
- a CDS encoding ABC transporter ATP-binding protein; protein product: MTSLSVKNLSVTLGGKAALSDASFAIQDGEFIGLIGPNGAGKTTLLRAMLGLVASRGEISLDGDDLRRMTASEKAQKLAYLPQERDVAWPVSVEMLVSLGRSALKPVFASMNAQDKSLVDSAMQRMDVAQFRDRSAMELSGGERARVLIARVLAQDTPMILADEPVAGLDPSHQLGLMESFSELAQEGRTVVASLHELSLAAQHCTRLLVVDKGQIVADGAPTEVLTPQLLQDVYGIHAKILTVDGEFIVHPASRRG
- a CDS encoding FecCD family ABC transporter permease, with the protein product MTERNRFYLLLVGLALLVALLFVVSLLTGPAAISIPDSLKALFGDDSEMIVLVMREIRLPRALLALLIGASLGLSGAALQGYLRNPLAEPGLLGVSASASFGAVIAIYSGLSLLFPLALPLLALAGAFVSVFLVKLLAGRNAGTLAVILAGVAVTSLAGALTALALNLSPNPFAAMEIVFWMLGSLADRSMTHVGLAAPFILVGWAMLLALGRSLDSLTLGGDAAATMGVNLARVQLFAVLGTAACVGASTAVAGAIGFVGLVVPHLLRPLVGSRPSRLLVASGFGGAGLLLAADILVRIVMPGRELKLGVLTAIIGAPFFLWLVFKYRRRLV